From a region of the Plodia interpunctella isolate USDA-ARS_2022_Savannah chromosome 13, ilPloInte3.2, whole genome shotgun sequence genome:
- the LOC128674894 gene encoding mucin-2-like: MTTEGILTTVSGTIKEGTETDIKTEMLTTTSAGTKTEVIETVPAITKTEGTITTISETITEGTITTFSGITTEGTETGIKTDEIATTTAATKTEVADTIPAITKTEGTITTISGTISEGTETETTSTPTHTPTKSWTAIYEPPTAPDETSWTHPPSTGPNTYEPPTTTDGTRWTHPPTNGPTYTYRPTDTLSTPWSFETHYWYYYDYYYSKWPYPSTPTHTPTNPWTATFEPPTATDGTSWTHPPTNGPNTYEPLTTTNGTRWTHPPTNGPNTYEPSTTIDATRWTHPPSTGPNTYEPPTTTDGTRWTHPPTNGPNTYEPSTTTDATRWTHPPSTGPNTYEPPTTTDGTRWTHPPTTGPTYTYRPTDTLSTPWSFETHYWYYYDYYYSKWPYPSTPTYTPTKPWTATYEPPIATDETSWTHPPSTGPNSYEPPTTTDGTRWTHPPTNGPTYTYRPTDTLSTPWSFETHYWYYYDYYYSKWPYPSTPTYTPTNPWTATYEPPTATDGTRWTHPPTNGPNTYEPSTTTDATRWTHPPSTGPNTYEPPTITDGTRWTHPPTNGPNTYKPLTTINGTRWTHPPTNGPNTYEPSTTTDATRWTHPPSTGPNTYEPPTTTDGTRWTHPPTNGPTYTYRPTDTLSTPWSFETHYWYYYDYYYSKWPYPSTPTYTPTKAWTATYEPPTATDETSWTHPPSTGPNTYEPPTITDGTRWTHPPTNGPNTYEPSTTTDATRWTHPPSTGPNTYEPPTTTDGTRWTHPPTNGPTYTNRPTDTLSTPWSFETHYWYYYDYYYSKWPYPSTPTYTPTNPWTATYEPPTATDGTRWTHPPTNGPNTYEPSTTTDATRWTHPPSTGPNTYEPPTTTDGTRWTHPPTNGPTYTNRPTDTLSTPWSFETHYWYYYDYYYSKWPYPSTPTYTPTKPWTATYELPTATDGTSWTHSPSTGPNTYEPPTITDGTRWTHPPTNGPNTYEPSTTTDGTRWTHPPTNGPKTYEPSTITDATRWTHPPTNGPTYTYRTTDTLSTPWSLDTHYWYYYDYYYSKWPYPSTPTYTPTNPWTATYEPPTATDGTRWTHPPTNGPNTYEPSTTTDATRWTHPPSTGPNTYEPPTTTDGTRWTHPPTNGPKTYEPSTITDATRWTHPPTNGPTYTYRTTDTLSTPWSLDTHYWYYYDYYYSKWPYPSTPTYTPTNPWTATYEPPTATDGTRWTHPPTNGPNTYEPSTTTDGTRWTHPPTNEPKTYEPSTTTDATRWTHPPSTGPNTYEPPTTTDGTRWTHPPTNGPTYTYRPTDTLSTPWSFETHYWYYYDYYYSKWPYPSTPTYTPTKPWTATYEPPTATDETSWTHPPSTGPNTYEPPTTTDGTRWTHPPTNGPTYTYRPTDTLSTPWSFETHYWYYYDYYYSKWPYPSTPTYTPTKPWTATYKPPTATEETSWTHPPSTGPNTYEPPTTTDGTRWTHPPTNGPTYTYRPTDTLSTPWSFETHYWYYYDYYYSKWPYPSTPTYTPTKPWTATYKPPTATEETSWTHPPSTGPNTYEPPTITDGTRWTHPPTNGPNTYEPSTTTDGTRWTHPPSIGPNTYEPPTITDGTRWTHPPTNGPTYTYRTTDTLSTPWSLDTHYWYYYDYYYSKWPYSSTHTYISTRPWTFKTRWQHPRWWEYFYEYFAQHIPIKMKTKKFKRVTNSDSSKIIAFSNSQSHLPASLIKLFTSSSKLQENVATEYKTAAKLHNGSGSFNKEKRLGVSSKNQTTVIKNNLQMLRRRRRHLTPIDTPSTVMESESTTTSTFYIDKEKIPTITKCDPTDDVQRFLRFLNNLKIYTDSERKSLSSTTAELEKSNIIQNRIETGTSTTPPTATEYEITSIPTTLSEYEKTTGPTFVSDNKNTTEIPTITQYYPHDYGLRFLRLLNSWKTSTESLLRNTIRTESTTIPTFVTDKKKYIAIPTMTKYYPLNDGLRFLGFISLWRTNTKSKTTSTLNRAELDTSTMVPAIIETEATMPIAIEYEIISTPTILNEKNTHTEMPTKYDNSDDVRRFLEFLSSRKTTTKSDTTTTPPDSVESETSTIIPTTIEAAGNIQNCTSYLTNNTNLGYHPLWRLLWSLTGHVEMHNRTRHENC; the protein is encoded by the exons ATGACAACAGAAGGAATTCTAACAACTGTTTCTGGAACAATAAAAGAAGGGACTGAAACTGATATAAAAACAGAAATGCTTACAACCACTTCTGCTGGTACGAAAACAGAAGTAATTGAAACAGTTCCCGCTATAACGAAAACAGAAGGAACTATAACAACTATATCGGAAACAATAACAGAAGGaactataacaactttctCAGGAATAACAACAGAAGGAACTGAAACTGGTATAAAAACAGACGAGATTGCAACCACTACCGCTGCTACAAAAACAGAAGTAGCGGACACAATTCCCGCTATTACGAAAACAGAAGGAACCATAACAACTATTTCGGGAACAATATCAGAAGGGACTGAAACTGAAACTACCTCAACACCAACTCACACCCCAACAAAATCATGGACTGCCATATACGAGCCACCAACAGCACCAGATGAAACTAGTTGGACTCACCCACCATCAACTGGACCTAACACATACGAACCACCTACAACAACAGATGGAACTAGATGGACTCACCCACCAACAAATGGACCGACTTATACCTACAGACCGACTGACACTCTATCAACACCGTGGTCATTTGAAACTCACTACTGGTATTACTATGATTACTATTACTCTAAATGGCCTTATCCCTCGACACCAACTCACACCCCAACAAACCCATGGACTGCCACATTCGAGCCACCAACAGCAACAGATGGAACTAGTTGGACTCACCCACCCACAAATGGACCTAACACATACGAACCACTAACAACAACAAATGGAACGAGATGGACTCACCCACCAACAAATGGGCCTAACACATACGAGCCATCAACAACAATAGATGCAACTAGATGGACTCACCCACCATCAACTGGACCTAACACATACGAACCACCTACAACAACAGATGGAACCAGATGGACTCACCCACCAACAAATGGGCCTAACACATATGAGCCATCAACAACAACAGATGCAACTAGATGGACTCACCCACCATCAACTGGACCTAATACATACGAACCACCTACAACAACAGATGGAACTAGATGGACTCACCCACCAACAACTGGACCGACTTATACCTACAGACCGACTGATACTCTATCAACACCGTGGTCATTTGAAACTCACTACTGGTATTACTATGATTACTATTACTCTAAATGGCCTTATCCCTCGACACCAACTTACACCCCAACAAAACCATGGACTGCCACATACGAGCCACCAATAGCAACAGATGAAACTAGTTGGACTCACCCACCATCAACTGGACCTAACTCTTACGAACCACCTACAACAACAGATGGAACTAGATGGACTCACCCACCAACAAATGGACCGACTTATACCTACAGACCGACTGACACTCTCTCAACACCGTGGTCGTTTGAAACTCACTACTGGTATTACTATGATTACTATTACTCTAAATGGCCTTATCCCTCGACACCAACTTACACCCCAACAAACCCATGGACTGCCACATACGAGCCACCAACAGCAACAGATGGAACTAGATGGACTCACCCACCTACAAATGGACCTAACACATATGAGCCATCAACAACAACAGATGCTACTAGATGGACTCACCCACCATCAACTGGACCTAACACATACGAACCACCTACAATAACAGATGGAACTAGATGGACTCACCCACCAACAAATGGACCTAACACATACAAACCACTAACAACAATAAATGGAACGAGATGGACTCACCCACCAACAAATGGGCCTAACACATACGAGCCATCAACAACAACAGATGCAACTAGATGGACTCACCCACCATCAACTGGACCTAACACATACGAACCACCTACAACAACAGATGGAACTAGATGGACTCACCCACCAACAAATGGACCGACTTATACCTACAGACCGACTGACACTCTATCAACACCGTGGTCATTTGAAACTCACTACTGGTATTACTATGATTACTATTACTCTAAATGGCCTTATCCCTCGACACCAACTTACACCCCAACAAAAGCATGGACTGCCACATACGAGCCACCAACAGCAACAGATGAAACTAGTTGGACTCACCCACCATCAACTGGACCTAACACATACGAACCACCTACAATAACAGATGGAACTAGATGGACTCATCCACCAACAAATGGACCTAACACATATGAGCCATCAACAACAACAGATGCAACTAGATGGACTCACCCACCATCAACTGGACCTAACACATACGAACCACCTACAACAACAGATGGAACCAGATGGACTCACCCACCAACAAATGGACCGACTTATACCAACAGACCGACTGACACTCTCTCAACACCGTGGTCGTTTGAAACTCACTACTGGTATTACTATGATTACTATTACTCTAAATGGCCTTATCCCTCGACACCAACTTACACCCCAACAAACCCATGGACTGCCACATACGAGCCACCAACAGCAACAGATGGAACTAGATGGACTCACCCACCTACAAATGGACCTAACACATATGAGCCATCAACAACAACAGATGCTACTAGGTGGACTCACCCACCATCAACTGGACCTAACACATACGAACCACCTACAACAACAGATGGAACTAGATGGACTCACCCACCAACAAATGGACCGACTTATACCAACAGACCGACTGACACTCTCTCAACACCGTGGTCATTTGAAACTCACTACTGGTATTACTATGATTACTATTACTCTAAATGGCCTTATCCCTCGACACCAACTTACACCCCAACAAAACCATGGACTGCCACATACGAGCTACCAACAGCAACAGATGGAACTAGTTGGACTCACTCACCATCAACTGGACCTAACACATACGAACCACCTACAATAACAGATGGAACTAGATGGACTCACCCACCAACAAATGGACCTAACACATATGAGCCATCAACAACAACAGATGGAACTAGATGGACTCACCCACCAACAAATGGACCTAAAACATATGAGCCATCAACAATAACAGATGCAACTAGATGGACTCACCCACCAACAAATGGACCGACTTATACCTACAGAACGACTGACACTCTCTCAACACCGTGGTCGTTGGATACTCACTACTGGTATTACTATGATTACTATTACTCTAAATGGCCTTATCCCTCGACACCAACTTACACCCCAACAAACCCATGGACTGCCACATACGAGCCACCAACAGCAACAGATGGAACTAGATGGACTCACCCACCTACAAATGGACCTAACACATATGAGCCATCAACAACAACAGATGCTACTAGATGGACTCACCCACCATCAACTGGACCTAACACATACGAACCACCTACAACAACAGATGGAACTAGATGGACTCACCCACCAACAAATGGACCTAAAACATATGAGCCATCAACAATAACAGATGCAACTAGATGGACTCACCCACCAACAAATGGACCGACTTATACCTACAGAACGACTGACACTCTCTCAACACCGTGGTCGTTGGATACTCACTACTGGTATTACTATGATTACTATTACTCTAAATGGCCTTATCCCTCGACACCAACTTACACCCCAACAAACCCATGGACTGCCACATACGAGCCACCAACAGCAACAGATGGAACTAGATGGACTCACCCACCAACAAATGGACCTAATACATATGAGCCATCAACAACAACAGATGGAACTAGATGGACTCACCCACCAACAAATGAACCTAAAACATATGAGCCATCAACAACAACAGATGCAACTAGATGGACTCACCCACCATCAACTGGACCTAACACATACGAACCACCTACAACAACAGATGGAACTAGATGGACTCACCCACCAACAAATGGACCGACTTATACCTACAGACCGACTGATACTCTATCAACACCGTGGTCATTTGAAACTCACTACTGGTATTACTATGATTACTATTACTCTAAATGGCCTTATCCCTCGACACCAACTTACACCCCAACAAAACCATGGACTGCCACATACGAGCCACCAACAGCAACAGATGAAACTAGTTGGACTCACCCACCATCAACTGGACCTAACACATACGAACCACCTACAACAACAGATGGAACTAGATGGACTCACCCACCAACAAATGGACCGACTTATACCTACAGACCGACTGACACTCTCTCAACACCGTGGTCGTTTGAAACTCACTACTGGTATTACTATGATTACTATTACTCTAAATGGCCTTATCCCTCGACACCAACTTACACCCCAACAAAACCATGGACTGCCACATACAAGCCACCAACAGCAACAGAAGAAACTAGTTGGACTCACCCACCATCAACTGGACCTAACACATACGAACCACCTACAACAACAGATGGAACTAGATGGACTCACCCACCAACAAATGGACCGACTTATACCTACAGACCGACTGACACTCTCTCAACACCGTGGTCGTTTGAAACTCACTACTGGTATTACTATGATTACTATTACTCTAAATGGCCTTATCCCTCGACACCAACTTACACCCCAACAAAACCATGGACTGCCACATACAAGCCACCAACAGCAACAGAAGAAACTAGTTGGACTCACCCACCATCAACTGGACCTAACACATACGAACCACCTACAATAACAGATGGAACTAGATGGACTCACCCACCAACAAATGGACCTAACACATATGAGCCATCAACAACAACAGATGGAACTAGATGGACTCACCCACCATCAATTGGACCTAACACATACGAACCACCTACAATAACAGATGGAACGAGATGGACTCACCCACCAACAAATGGACCGACTTATACCTACAGAACGACTGACACTCTCTCAACACCGTGGTCGTTGGATACTCACTACTGGTATTACTATGATTACTATTATTCTAAATGGCCTTATTCCTCAACACACACTTACATCTCAACAAGACCATGGACGTTCAAAACTCGATGGCAGCACCCGCGGTGGTGGGAGTACTTCTACGAATATTTTGCACAACATATTCCCATAAAAATGAAGACCAAGAAGTTTAAGAGAGTAACGAATAGCGATTCTTCGAAAATTATTGCATTTTCTAATTCTCAGTCCCATTTGCCTGCAAGTCTAATAAAGCTCTTTACTAGTTCCTCAAAGCTACAAGAAAACGTGGCAACGGAATATAAAACAGCTGCAAAATTGCATAATGGATCAGGATCTTTTAATAAAG AAAAGCGGCTTGGAGTTTCATCGAAAAACCAGACCACTGtaattaagaataatttaCAG atGCTTCGCCGCCGGCGCCGACATTTAACACCAATAGACACGCCGTCAACTGTCATGGAATCTGAATCAACCACTACGTccacattttatattgataaagaaaaaattccAACAATAACCAAATGTGACCCAACTGACGATGTTCAACGTTTTCTtagatttctgaataatttgaaaatttacacAGATTCAGAAAGAAAGTCGTTATCGTCAACTACAGCCGAATTGGAAAAATCTAACATAATtcaaaatagaatagaaacaGGAACATCAACCACGCCGCCGACTGCGACAGAATATGAAATAACTTCAATACCGACAACTCTCTCAGAGTATGAAAAAACAACCGGACCCACATTTGTatctgataataaaaatactactgAAATCCCTACAATAACACAATATTACCCGCATGACTACGGGCTACGTTTTCTTAGATTACTTAATAGTTGGAAAACCTCTACGGAATCGTTACTACGGAATACTATAAGAACTGAATCAACAACCATACCTACATTTgtaactgataaaaaaaaatatattgcaattCCTACAATGACCAAATATTATCCACTTAACGACGGGTTACGTTTTCTTGGATTCATTAGTCTATGGAGAACTAACACAAAATCTAAAACAACGTCAACATTGAATAGAGCAGAGTTAGACACATCTACCATGGTTCCAGCCATAATAGAAACTGAAGCCACAATGCCGATTGCTAtagaatatgaaataatatccACGCCCAcgattttaaatgaaaaaaatacgcaTACCGAAATGCCTACCAAATATGACAATTCTGATGACGTTCGACGTTTTCTTGAATTTCTTAGTAGTAGGAAAACTACTACAAAATCTGACACAACAACGACACCACCAGATAGTGTAGAATCTGAGACGTCTACCATAATTCCAACTACAATAGAAGCTGCtggaaatattcaaaattgtacATCTTACTTAACTAACAATACAAATCTTGGCTACCACCCATTATGGAGATTGTTGTGGTCCCTAACAGGACATGTGGAAATGCATAATAGGACAAGGCATGAGAATTGttaa